The region TTGATTCAAGGGGCTATCTGTTCCCTTCTTTCCAAAAATCATTCATATCTTGCCTTTATGACTCATCTCTTGACACTATCACTGTTATTAACTTGATCTTAGAAACTTCAGAGGAAAGAAGCAATCAAAAAGGCTCCCCACAGCCAAGgatgcaggggagcctggcgaccCCAAAGGTGGTCGGGAGGATGGTGGTATGAGTGTAAAGATGTTTTTCTAAAGCTTGGGCTTGATTAGTATTGGAAGTGAGGtttgaggaaggagagggagaggctACAGGAAACCCGAGCTTGGCCGAAAGAGGAACCGGGCACATATTTGGTTTTCCCCTTCATCCTATGCATCACAAGTCAGTTTCTTTTTTAGTTTGGTTTTCTGTCGGGTTCACTATCCCTGGTTCTCCTGTGCTAGGCACCTCCAGCCAAATCCAAACCCATACCCTCTGTTCAGGGTTGTATCTCTGAATCGGGAAGGGTGTGAGAGATGAAGGGAAGAAACACCTCATATTAAGAAAGCTGGGCAGCTTGATCTCAATCAGAGGCTGCTAGGCATGAGAAGCCAGTGCCTGGTGGGGGCCAGGGTCAGGGAGGACTTTAATTGCACAAATCTTCTTGGGGCTGGGATAAACTTCACTTCTGTGCGCATGGACAGGTGGCACTGGCTCTCACATCTCTAGAGCTGAGCAGCTGAAATTTCACCCTCAGATTGAAAACTTGGAATGGGACATAAGagaagccccctcccctccccctctaaACTTAGGAGCCCAAACACATGGTTGGGAGCAGCAGGTTATTCCTCACACCTCATAGGGTGTGTGTGGGTCAAATGGTTAAACTGAGCCTTCATGACCCTCTCTTCATCCAGGTGAAAGCTTCTTAATATTGCTGTAGGGGTCACCTGCTCCTCACACCTGAGGCAGTTTAGGGCTCAGAGACAGAcgggggggaaggaaggaaaggaggttgGGAAATAAGGACTGTAGGAGGGTCAGGCAGCAGCAAGAGCAACGAATTcgattgtgtttttgttttcttttttgactgaGGTAAATAAAAAAGCTTTTATCCTGCAACACTTGGAGAGAAGAATCTGTCCACCCCCACGAGTTCCAGACCTGGCACTGGCCTTCACATCAGGCTCTTCCGGTAGTGACTGTGCTGGGTGGTCTGTCTGAGGTGGGAGTCAGGGGTCTGCAGGTCCATCTGTCTGTACAGGTCCCTCAGCTCCCTGACCTCCTGCAGCACCCTCTTCGCCTGGCTCCAATTCGACGAGGCCTCTCCCAGCAGCCGCTCCGTCTCCAGCAGCAGCTGCTCTGACTCAGAATTGGGAGGAGACCGAGGGGGGTCCTTGGCCTTTCGCTTCCCGTCTCCCAGTCCCTGAACCTCTGCCAGCAGCTCCTGAGTCTTCTCCAGTTTCCTGGCTACCAGGTCCTGGATCCGGGACAGCTGCCccgggtggggtgggatgggggttggggggtcCTCGGCCCGTCGTTGGAGGGTGTGGGCTGGTGCAGCGTCCCGCTGAGACAAGATCTCCTCCAGGGAGGCACAACGGCTTTTTTCTGTGGCGGTCAACTTCTTGGGTGCCTGTGGGGTGTAGGTGGCCCCTCTGTCTGGCTTTTCCCAGAGTCGGGGAAGGCCGCCTGCCCGGTCCGAGGAGGGCTGGACACGATCCGAGTCTGCTCTCCGCCGGCTGCCTGCGAGCTGGGCCACAGACTTGTCCAGGTCGACCCGGAAGCTCTCAGCACAGGAGGTTGGCTCCTCAGGGGAAGGGTCTTCCTCCTGGATCAGGTCCAAGGTCAGCATCCCATCCGAGGTAGAGGTTGAAGCctggagggagagagtggggaggaagggggtaGATTGTCATCCACGGGCATTTCAGGACTGCCTGCCTGAAAGGGAAGAAGCAAGTTGTGGTCATTTCCCTCCTCAACGTGCCTTCCCTGAATGAGAAGCCCCACTCCTGACAGAGCCCTGACTTTGTTTGTGCGTTCTTATTCCGTTGATGGTGATTTAAACTTAATTCTTTCATATTTCTGTGATTTAAAGTAATTTCTCTTGCTTGTTTCCCATATTTTCCACTTTCCCACGAGCTTCCTGAACAGTGTCTCTTCCTTCCTTGTTGTGGACTCTCAGCATCAACTGGGTCTGACACGCACAGGATGCCTGGCATGGCAGGGTAACTGTTCTTTTCTTCTGTATCCTCTGAGCCACACACCTCAACCCCCTCTGCAATTTGGACCTCAGAACCCCTTGCCTTTGAATAAAACTTGTTCTATTTCCAGGATACTGTGATTTTTTACAGGGTAAAATACtgtaatttttcaaaagataaaaaatactttaaaaaagttattcAACACCTCACATGTAACACACCTCACATGTAACATACCTCACATGTAACATACCTCACATGTAACGTACATATGTTATCTCAATCATTCCTCACAGCAGCCCTTCACATGGCACGATTACAGTCCCACTTTATAGCTGGAGGTGGGCAGCTTCAGCAAAGCTGATTCCAACCCAGTTTTGTCTGATTTCAAAGCTCACTCTTTCTACTATACCTGAGGGCCTCATTCCCTAGAGACTTTGAGCTCGTACAAGTGAAAGAAAATCCTTGCTCCTCTAAATGCCTGCAATATGTAATGCCCTTACCTGTCAGGATAGCTAGCCACCAGACAGCAGCTTACATTGCCTCATAGTATTCATCtcttctatttctcactttccttGTGAGTGTATCTCATTTTCCTCAAAGGATGCTAAATCTATTAAGGCatccatgtgtgctaagtcgcttcagtcatgtcttgactcttagcgaccccatagactgtagctctccaggctcctctgtccatgggattctccatgcaagaatactggagtgggttgccattccctcctccaggggatcttccagacccagggattgaactggcatctcctgcattggcaggtgggctccttTCCACTAGGACCAAATGGAAGCCCCTACTGAGGGCACATCTTTCAAATTCACAGTAGGATAAATATTTTTCGTTTGGAGGAATCGAGAAAGGGAACAGGGTGAAGGAACTTTCCTAGCTTTTGACCTTGGTACACAAATGCCATACAGTCCCATCTGAGATGAAATGACATGGAGTGAGCCCTTCAGCAATTTTTACTTTGTTATAGCCTTACATACCACAGCCATTAGGTGTCCCCGAGTCGGAGGGCGGCGGGAGTGCTGGATTTTTGCCCTGTCTCTAGTAGGGTGGGCGAGATAGCTGTCCTCCTCAACGGTGACCTGAAGAGA is a window of Muntiacus reevesi chromosome 1, mMunRee1.1, whole genome shotgun sequence DNA encoding:
- the PLEKHO1 gene encoding pleckstrin homology domain-containing family O member 1 isoform X1, which encodes MMKKNNSTKRGPQDGNHQCAPPEKVGWVRKFCGKGIFREIWKNRYVVLKGDQLYISEKEVKDEKNIQEVFDLSDYEKCEELRKSKSRSKKNHSKFTLAHSKQPGNTAPNLIFLAVSPEEKESWINALNSAITRAKNRVLDEVTVEEDSYLAHPTRDRAKIQHSRRPPTRGHLMAVASTSTSDGMLTLDLIQEEDPSPEEPTSCAESFRVDLDKSVAQLAGSRRRADSDRVQPSSDRAGGLPRLWEKPDRGATYTPQAPKKLTATEKSRCASLEEILSQRDAAPAHTLQRRAEDPPTPIPPHPGQLSRIQDLVARKLEKTQELLAEVQGLGDGKRKAKDPPRSPPNSESEQLLLETERLLGEASSNWSQAKRVLQEVRELRDLYRQMDLQTPDSHLRQTTQHSHYRKSLM
- the PLEKHO1 gene encoding pleckstrin homology domain-containing family O member 1 isoform X2 encodes the protein MAVASTSTSDGMLTLDLIQEEDPSPEEPTSCAESFRVDLDKSVAQLAGSRRRADSDRVQPSSDRAGGLPRLWEKPDRGATYTPQAPKKLTATEKSRCASLEEILSQRDAAPAHTLQRRAEDPPTPIPPHPGQLSRIQDLVARKLEKTQELLAEVQGLGDGKRKAKDPPRSPPNSESEQLLLETERLLGEASSNWSQAKRVLQEVRELRDLYRQMDLQTPDSHLRQTTQHSHYRKSLM